Proteins from a genomic interval of Oryctolagus cuniculus chromosome 8, mOryCun1.1, whole genome shotgun sequence:
- the LOC100341030 gene encoding LOW QUALITY PROTEIN: UDP-glucuronosyltransferase 2B16-like (The sequence of the model RefSeq protein was modified relative to this genomic sequence to represent the inferred CDS: substituted 1 base at 1 genomic stop codon), protein MSRTCVSLLLLLLQLSCCFSSGSCGKVLVWPMEYSHWMNMKTILDALVQKGHAVTVLRSSTSVLIDPKNESGIKFETFHTSYTKGKIEAFLLNGINTLINDMSRDAYWEYFPLLQKLFFDYSDVYESICKDLVLNKKIMTKLQESRFDVVLADPVAPCGELLAELLNRPLVYSIRFTPGYTYEKYSGGLLFPPSYVPVIMSDLSGQMTFMERVKNMLWMLYFDFWFQLFNVKRWDQFCSEVLGRPVTFSELVGRAEIWLIQSYWDLESPRPLLPNVYFVGGLHCKPAQPLPKEMQTFVQSSGEEGVVVFSLGSMVSNMTEERNNLIASALAQLPQKILWQFDGKXPDTLGPNTRLYKWIPQNDLLGHPKTKAFVTHGGANGIYEAIHHGIPMVGLPLFGEQHDNLVHMRAKGAAVRLDWKTMSSADLIDAVKTVIHNPFYKDNVMKLSRIHHDQPMKPLDRAVFWIEYVMLHKGAKHLRVAAHDLTWYHYHSLDVIGFLLACVTIITYLVIKFCLLVYQQLVTTGKKKKQD, encoded by the exons ATGTCCAGGACATGTGTCtcacttctgctgctgctgctacagcTGAGTTGCTGCTTCAGCTCTGGGAGTTGTGGGAAGGTGCTGGTGTGGCCTATGGAGTACAGTCACTGGATGAATATGAAGACAATCCTGGATGCACTTGTCCAGAAAGGTCATGCAGTAACTGTTCTGAGATCTTCTACTTCTGTTCTAATTGATCCCAAAAATGAATCAGGAATTAAATTTGAAACTTTTCACACATCTTATACTAAAGGTAAAATAGAAGCTTTTCTCTTAAATGGGATTAATACACTTATAAACGATATGTCAAGAGATGCATATTGGGAATATTTCCCACTACTGCAAAAATTATTCTTTGATTATTCTGATGTTTATGAAAGTATCTGCAAAGACTTGGTTTTGAACAAGAAAATCATGACAAAGCTTCAAGAATCAAGGTTTGATGTTGTTCTTGCAGACCCAGTTGCTCCCTGTGGTGAACTGCTGGCTGAGCTACTGAACAGACCCCTTGTGTACAGTATACGCTTCACTCCTGGCTACACCTATGAAAAGTATAGTGGGGGACTTCTATTTCCTCCTTCCTATGTGCCTGTTATTATGTCAGATTTAAGTGGACAGATGACATTCATGGAGAGGGTAAAAAACATGCTATGGATGCTTTATTTTGACTTTTGGTTCCAATTATTTAATGTGAAGAGGTGGGATCagttttgcagtgaagttctag GAAGACCTGTTACATTCTCTGAGCTAGTAGGGAGAGCTGAAATATGGCTTATTCAAAGCTATTGGGATTTGGAGTCTCCTCGCCCACTCCTgccaaatgtttattttgttggagGGCTCCACTGCAAACCTGCCCAACCTCTTCCCAAG GAAATGCAAACCTTTGTGCAGAGCTCTGGAGAAGAAGGAGTTGTGGTATTTTCTCTGGGGTCCATGGTCAGTAACATGACAGAAGAAAGGAACAATCTGATTGCATCAGCCCTTGCCCAGCTTCCACAAAAG ATTCTTTGGCAATTTGATGGCAAGTAACCGGATACCTTAGGACCTAATACCCGGCTGTATAAGTGGATACCTCAGAATGACCTTCTTG GTCATCCAAAAACCAAAGCTTTTGTAACTCATGGTGGAGCCAATGGCATCTATGAGGCGATCCACCATGGCATCCCTATGGTGGGCCTCCCTTTGTTTGGGGAGCAACATGATAACCTTGTCCACATGAGGGCCAAGGGAGCAGCTGTTAGATTGGACTGGAAAACAATGTCAAGTGCAGATTTGATCGATGCCGTGAAGACAGTCATTCATAATCCTTT CTATAAAGATAATGTCATGAAGTTATCAAGAATTCACCATGATCAGCCCATGAAGCCCCTGGATAGAGCAGTCTTCTGGATCGAGTACGTCATGCTCCACAAGGGAGCCAAACACCTTCGGGTTGCAGCCCATGACCTCACCTGGTACCATTACCACTCTCTGGacgtgattgggttcctgctggctTGTGTGACAATCATTACCTACCTTGTTATAaaattttgcttgcttgtttatcAACAGCTTGTtacaacaggaaagaaaaaaaagcaagattaG